The DNA sequence TGCACCTGCCCATTTTCAACCAAGTGAAAATCAGCACGATGACATTGTTTGAAGCCGGTGTAGCACTCGCAGTCTTCGGTGTTGTCGTAACTATAATTACAAGCATAAGCAAGGATGTTTAGCCTATGGAAACTATGATGATTATCCTATCCGGGGTTCTTGTAACTGTCGGAACCTATTTGTTACTGTCAAAATCACTCCTTAGAGTCATCCTTGGGACCTCTGTGCTTTCCCACGCTGTCCACATTCTATTAATGGCGCTAGGCGGTTTGAAGACAGGGCGTGAACCCCTTGTCGGCAAGCCGGAGGACGCCTATGTCGACGCGCTGCCGCAAGCACTTATTTTAACCGCTATTGTAATCGGTT is a window from the Aciduricibacillus chroicocephali genome containing:
- a CDS encoding Na(+)/H(+) antiporter subunit C, which translates into the protein METMMIILSGVLVTVGTYLLLSKSLLRVILGTSVLSHAVHILLMALGGLKTGREPLVGKPEDAYVDALPQALILTAIVIGFAVTAIFLVVAYKTYQETGYDQIDQLRRSNHE